One Sphingomonas sp. JUb134 DNA segment encodes these proteins:
- a CDS encoding ImuA family protein — translation MFAQPPPLDRPRADQIAALRAQLAHAQSRHGPALAFGLAALDDRLADHGLDGAGLHEIAPARPSLSDDAAATLFAAGIAARFASQPGFTVLWALSKFDLYAPGLEQVGLGPDRILYAQGRKDAEVLAMAEDALRDGSVACVIAEVRAADQTATRRLQLAASDGKTPMLLYHRHRTRDRCPLDQPSSAMTRWRIGCASSARLPYPGVGRARWFVELVRQRNGNPFSLELDACDDQGRLALPAATAHRATATAGAASQAA, via the coding sequence ATGTTTGCCCAACCGCCACCTCTCGATCGGCCGCGCGCCGATCAAATCGCTGCGCTTCGCGCACAGCTTGCGCACGCCCAGAGCCGGCACGGGCCGGCGCTGGCGTTCGGGCTGGCGGCGCTCGACGACCGATTAGCCGATCACGGCCTCGATGGTGCAGGCCTCCACGAGATCGCGCCGGCGCGGCCGTCGCTGAGTGACGACGCTGCCGCGACGCTGTTCGCAGCGGGTATCGCCGCCCGCTTCGCATCGCAACCCGGCTTCACCGTGCTGTGGGCGCTCTCGAAATTCGACTTGTACGCGCCTGGCCTCGAACAGGTCGGGCTCGGCCCCGATCGCATCCTCTATGCCCAAGGCCGCAAGGATGCCGAGGTGCTGGCGATGGCAGAGGACGCTCTGCGCGATGGCTCGGTCGCCTGCGTGATCGCCGAAGTCAGGGCGGCGGATCAGACCGCCACACGCCGCCTCCAGCTTGCGGCATCGGACGGCAAGACGCCGATGCTGCTCTACCACCGACACCGCACTCGCGACCGATGCCCGCTCGATCAGCCCTCGTCGGCGATGACGCGCTGGCGGATCGGCTGTGCGTCGTCGGCGCGGCTGCCCTATCCCGGTGTCGGCCGCGCCCGCTGGTTCGTCGAGCTGGTCCGCCAGCGGAACGGCAATCCTTTTTCCCTCGAACTCGACGCATGTGATGATCAGGGTCGCCTCGCTCTACCTGCCGCAACTGCCCATAGAGCGACTGCGACGGCTGGAGCGGCCAGCCAAGCCGCCTGA
- the istA gene encoding IS21 family transposase, whose translation MFVVESYAAVRRFVFVEGHSRREAAEVFGLNRDTVRKMCLYSAPPGYRRTKPPTKPKLGTLLPVIDAILAADREAPGKQQHTAKRIFERLRDEHGYTGGYTMVKDHVRLCRARGRETFVPLAHPPGHAQVDFGEAVAVVGGERMKIHYFCMSLPQSDACFFKAYPRETTEAFLDGHVSAFAFFGGVPLSILYDNTTIAVAKICGDGTRERTRAFTELVSHYLFQDRFARPARGNDKGKVEGLVKFARNNFMVPVPVAANFDVLNARFEESCRTRQGEHAGQHAQTIAERLAADVSALRTLPSVPLEPCEKRAARVSSTAMVRYRTNDYSVPTAYGYRDVMVKGFVDEVVIICAGEEIARHARCYDEGVFVSNPLHYLALIETKPGALDQAAALQDWNLPDIFQHLRHLLEARMGNKGKREFIQVLRLLEAMPLPIVTDAVTEAVQLGAPGFDAVKLIALARIERRPPRLDLAAYPHVPKMDVKTTCAADYAVLAA comes from the coding sequence ATGTTTGTCGTGGAGAGCTACGCAGCGGTCAGACGGTTTGTATTTGTCGAGGGGCATAGTCGCCGGGAAGCGGCGGAGGTGTTCGGGCTGAACCGGGATACGGTACGCAAGATGTGCCTGTATTCGGCGCCTCCTGGATACCGCCGGACGAAACCTCCGACCAAGCCGAAGCTCGGGACGCTGCTACCGGTTATCGACGCAATCCTGGCAGCCGACCGCGAGGCGCCGGGCAAGCAGCAGCACACGGCCAAGCGGATCTTTGAGCGGCTGCGCGACGAGCATGGCTATACGGGCGGCTACACGATGGTGAAGGACCATGTGCGGCTGTGCAGGGCCCGCGGGCGCGAGACCTTCGTGCCGCTGGCGCACCCGCCGGGGCATGCACAGGTCGACTTTGGCGAGGCGGTCGCGGTCGTCGGCGGGGAGCGGATGAAGATCCACTATTTCTGCATGTCGCTGCCGCAGTCGGATGCCTGCTTCTTCAAGGCGTATCCGCGCGAGACGACCGAGGCGTTTCTTGACGGGCACGTGTCGGCATTCGCGTTCTTCGGGGGCGTGCCGCTGTCCATCCTCTACGACAACACAACCATCGCCGTGGCAAAGATCTGCGGCGATGGAACGCGCGAGCGCACACGCGCCTTCACCGAGTTGGTCAGCCACTACCTGTTTCAGGACCGTTTTGCGCGTCCAGCGCGAGGCAACGACAAAGGCAAGGTCGAGGGGCTGGTGAAGTTTGCGCGCAACAACTTCATGGTGCCCGTGCCGGTCGCTGCCAATTTCGATGTCCTGAACGCCAGGTTCGAGGAGTCCTGCCGTACGCGCCAGGGCGAGCATGCCGGTCAGCACGCGCAGACCATTGCCGAGCGGCTGGCGGCAGACGTATCGGCATTGCGCACGCTGCCGTCCGTACCACTGGAGCCATGCGAGAAACGCGCGGCGCGCGTGTCGTCGACCGCGATGGTGCGCTACCGGACCAACGACTATTCGGTGCCGACCGCGTACGGCTACCGCGACGTGATGGTGAAGGGGTTCGTCGACGAGGTCGTCATCATATGCGCGGGCGAAGAGATTGCCCGGCACGCGCGTTGCTACGACGAAGGCGTATTCGTCTCCAACCCACTGCACTATCTCGCGCTCATCGAGACCAAGCCCGGTGCGCTCGACCAGGCGGCAGCCCTTCAGGACTGGAACCTGCCGGACATCTTCCAGCATCTGCGCCACCTGCTCGAGGCCCGGATGGGCAACAAGGGTAAACGCGAGTTCATCCAGGTGCTGCGGCTGCTCGAGGCGATGCCGCTTCCCATCGTCACGGATGCCGTGACCGAGGCAGTCCAGTTGGGCGCACCTGGTTTTGACGCGGTAAAACTCATCGCGCTGGCGCGTATCGAGCGCCGTCCGCCGCGCCTGGATTTAGCGGCGTATCCGCACGTGCCCAAGATGGACGTCAAAACGACGTGCGCGGCCGACTATGCGGTGCTGGCAGCATGA
- a CDS encoding DUF2726 domain-containing protein, translating to MPSLIGSSLAMIIFLGCAFALLILLNSSSSRPDGQPEPVPAQAEPVARQFLTEREEAMLAAIEQILPGHRIHAQVSMGALLRAPRRDGRKASAADRNSFSQKIVDFVVQDRLSGSVVALVEVDDSSHVARRDRERDAMTQRAGYTTIRIPARAKPALPDVRLALAPLLQSRTSISAAEDRQAGDA from the coding sequence ATGCCCAGCCTCATCGGATCGTCCCTCGCGATGATCATATTCCTCGGCTGCGCGTTCGCGCTGCTGATATTGCTCAACAGCAGCTCGTCGCGTCCCGATGGTCAGCCCGAGCCGGTCCCAGCGCAAGCAGAACCGGTCGCGCGGCAGTTCCTAACGGAAAGGGAGGAGGCCATGCTGGCCGCGATCGAGCAGATACTGCCCGGCCATCGCATCCACGCCCAAGTATCCATGGGAGCGCTCCTGCGGGCACCCCGCCGCGATGGACGCAAGGCCAGCGCGGCGGATCGCAACAGCTTCTCGCAAAAGATTGTCGATTTCGTCGTGCAGGATCGCTTGAGCGGATCCGTCGTCGCCCTGGTCGAGGTCGACGATTCCTCTCACGTCGCGCGTCGCGACCGGGAACGCGATGCGATGACGCAGCGCGCGGGCTACACGACGATCCGCATTCCGGCCCGGGCCAAGCCGGCCCTTCCAGATGTCCGGCTCGCGCTCGCGCCCCTCCTTCAGTCGAGAACGAGCATCTCGGCGGCTGAAGACCGGCAGGCGGGCGATGCTTGA
- a CDS encoding DUF1810 domain-containing protein, with the protein MPDATSLDRFVEAQTLAYAGALAEIRRGAKRSHWIWYIFPQLADLGRSSTAKHFGIRSADEAAAYLDHPVLGARYLECVAALQDLPTSDPVAVFGEVDAMKLRSSLTLFEAARPAALLAAALDRWFGGKRDEMTLRLLGGV; encoded by the coding sequence ATGCCCGACGCGACCTCCCTCGACCGTTTCGTCGAAGCACAGACACTGGCCTATGCCGGCGCGCTTGCCGAGATCCGTCGCGGCGCCAAGCGTTCGCATTGGATCTGGTACATCTTCCCGCAGCTCGCCGACCTCGGTCGAAGCTCAACAGCAAAGCATTTCGGCATCCGCTCGGCCGATGAAGCGGCCGCATATCTCGATCATCCGGTGCTCGGAGCGCGCTATCTCGAGTGCGTGGCCGCGCTACAAGATTTGCCGACCAGCGACCCCGTAGCGGTGTTCGGCGAAGTCGACGCGATGAAGCTGCGCTCGTCGCTGACCTTGTTCGAGGCAGCCCGGCCGGCGGCATTGCTGGCGGCGGCACTCGACCGCTGGTTCGGCGGCAAGCGTGACGAGATGACGCTACGGCTGCTTGGCGGCGTCTGA
- the mobF gene encoding MobF family relaxase, translating to MAWFVTALHTFSAPKSVSVLAYVAGDKRILGPDGANMKAVTRAMAWVESNLAEGRKDIEGRKVPMRSGNLVYALFQHDTSRALDPQAHVHAVIANLTKMPDGKWQALHADKIWSNNSVIGSIYHAFLREELEKLGYQVELKGKHGTFEIAGVPKPVLDAFSQRREAILEKAAELGIVSAKGRDGVTTNTRDPKLNVEDREALRQAWIDKAAALGFDGKSLLDAALARAAQRDPGSALERGYRAVSEAVSTAWDKLGSALRAHDPLVDRGLARVTTSPAEARAQLAVASAVRMLSEREAAFSVHQLGKTALDLGLKGVTVDHVERRIEQLVGRGQLIAGEARIGDTRPRMVTTREALLTEERILGAVEEGRGLASPILAAQDAPERLQAVADRELNAGQLGAAALILSSEDRTVAIQGIAGAGKSTMLQAVARVAEAEGRAVIGLAFQNKMVADLAEGAGIRSRTIASFILANERHVQAGGPAYDEARAALAGSMLIVDETSMVSSDDMLKLHQIAAALGVDKLVLVGDRQQLSSIDAGKSFALIQAGGGTMARMDENIRQRTDQLRTVAALANLGEASKAMKVLGESVVEHQSPALHAAEMWLGLSPADRDATAVFASGRAARAVINQRIQDGLATEGSVRGEGIHLTVYERVNTTREELRYAATYQAGQTLEVGRGGGQDVGLAAGRYDVAKVHPNGKVDLKLGNRSIRFDPQKLSPTEKRDRLQLSEKKDLHLREGDRIRWTANDKERGLHNSALARVLAVDADGVTVETAGKERLTLDLGDPMLSRLDLAYSLNMHMAQGITTDKAITVMSSQERNLSNQRLFNVGVTRVRDELTMVVDDKEKLERQLDNNPGNKTSALETVGRLDVDHERTRGKSSGPREKLHVGPVDLADLPPLPGELPSPAHTQGAAAAAAGASKSPPDLKPDRGDALPPLPERSLGLDL from the coding sequence GTGGCCTGGTTTGTCACCGCCCTTCACACCTTTTCGGCCCCGAAATCCGTTTCGGTGCTCGCCTATGTCGCCGGCGACAAGCGCATCCTCGGTCCCGACGGCGCCAACATGAAAGCCGTGACCCGCGCAATGGCCTGGGTAGAGAGCAACCTCGCCGAGGGGCGCAAGGACATCGAAGGCCGCAAGGTTCCGATGCGGAGCGGGAACCTCGTCTACGCGCTCTTCCAACACGACACGAGCCGCGCCCTCGACCCGCAGGCCCATGTCCACGCCGTCATCGCCAACCTGACCAAAATGCCCGACGGCAAGTGGCAGGCGCTCCACGCAGACAAGATCTGGTCTAACAACTCCGTGATCGGCTCGATCTACCATGCCTTCCTGCGCGAGGAGCTCGAGAAGCTCGGCTACCAGGTGGAGCTCAAGGGCAAGCACGGCACGTTCGAGATCGCCGGCGTGCCCAAGCCGGTGCTCGACGCGTTCAGCCAGCGCCGCGAGGCGATACTCGAAAAGGCGGCCGAGCTCGGCATTGTATCGGCCAAGGGGCGGGACGGCGTCACCACCAACACGCGCGATCCCAAGCTCAACGTCGAGGATCGCGAGGCGCTGCGGCAGGCATGGATCGACAAGGCGGCAGCGCTCGGTTTCGACGGCAAGTCGCTCCTCGACGCAGCCCTCGCCCGGGCGGCGCAACGCGATCCCGGCAGCGCGCTCGAACGCGGCTACCGCGCCGTATCGGAAGCGGTGTCGACGGCATGGGACAAGCTCGGGTCTGCCCTGCGCGCGCACGATCCTCTCGTCGATCGCGGCCTTGCGCGAGTGACCACCTCGCCGGCCGAAGCACGCGCGCAACTGGCGGTCGCCTCCGCCGTCCGGATGCTGTCCGAACGCGAAGCCGCCTTCAGCGTCCACCAGCTTGGCAAGACCGCGCTCGACCTCGGGCTGAAGGGAGTGACAGTCGACCATGTCGAGCGGCGGATCGAGCAGCTTGTCGGGCGTGGCCAGCTCATCGCGGGCGAGGCGCGGATCGGCGACACGCGCCCGCGGATGGTCACGACCCGCGAAGCCCTCCTGACCGAGGAGCGGATCCTCGGGGCGGTCGAGGAGGGCAGGGGGCTCGCCTCGCCCATCCTGGCCGCGCAGGACGCTCCAGAGCGGCTCCAGGCGGTCGCAGACAGAGAGCTCAACGCCGGCCAGCTCGGCGCGGCCGCGCTGATCCTTTCCTCTGAGGACAGGACCGTCGCGATCCAGGGCATCGCCGGCGCCGGCAAGTCGACCATGCTGCAGGCGGTCGCGCGCGTCGCGGAAGCCGAGGGCCGCGCCGTCATAGGCCTGGCCTTCCAGAACAAGATGGTCGCCGATCTCGCGGAAGGGGCAGGGATCAGATCCCGGACGATCGCCTCGTTCATCCTCGCCAACGAGCGCCACGTTCAGGCCGGGGGACCCGCATACGACGAAGCTCGCGCCGCGCTCGCCGGCTCCATGCTCATCGTCGACGAAACCTCGATGGTCTCGTCCGACGACATGCTGAAGCTCCACCAGATCGCCGCCGCGCTCGGCGTCGACAAGCTCGTCCTCGTGGGCGACCGCCAGCAGCTCTCTTCAATCGACGCCGGCAAGTCGTTCGCGCTCATCCAGGCGGGTGGAGGCACGATGGCGCGAATGGACGAGAATATCCGGCAGCGCACGGATCAGCTCCGCACCGTCGCGGCGCTCGCCAACCTCGGCGAAGCGTCCAAAGCGATGAAGGTGCTCGGCGAAAGCGTCGTCGAGCATCAGAGCCCGGCGCTCCATGCGGCCGAGATGTGGCTCGGCCTTTCGCCGGCCGATCGCGACGCGACGGCCGTGTTCGCCTCGGGGCGCGCGGCGCGAGCGGTCATCAACCAGCGCATCCAGGACGGCCTCGCGACCGAAGGCAGCGTGCGAGGGGAGGGCATCCACCTCACGGTGTACGAGCGCGTCAACACCACGCGCGAGGAGCTGCGCTATGCGGCCACCTATCAGGCCGGGCAGACGCTCGAGGTCGGCCGCGGCGGCGGCCAGGACGTCGGCCTGGCCGCTGGCCGCTATGACGTCGCCAAGGTCCACCCGAACGGCAAGGTCGACCTGAAGCTCGGCAACCGGTCCATACGCTTTGATCCGCAGAAGCTGTCGCCGACCGAAAAGCGCGACCGGCTGCAGCTCAGCGAGAAAAAGGACCTCCACCTGCGTGAGGGCGACCGCATCCGCTGGACCGCCAACGACAAGGAACGCGGGCTCCACAACTCGGCTCTGGCGCGGGTGCTCGCGGTCGACGCCGACGGCGTGACCGTCGAGACCGCCGGCAAGGAGCGGCTGACGCTCGATCTCGGCGACCCGATGCTGTCGCGGCTCGACCTTGCCTACTCGCTTAACATGCACATGGCGCAGGGCATCACGACCGACAAGGCGATCACCGTCATGTCGAGCCAGGAGCGAAATCTCTCCAACCAGCGCCTGTTCAATGTCGGGGTGACGCGCGTGCGCGATGAGCTCACGATGGTGGTCGACGACAAGGAGAAGCTCGAGCGCCAGCTCGACAACAATCCGGGCAACAAGACGTCGGCACTCGAAACCGTCGGTCGCCTCGACGTTGATCACGAACGCACACGCGGCAAGAGCAGCGGACCCCGCGAGAAGCTTCATGTCGGCCCGGTCGACCTGGCGGACCTGCCGCCGTTGCCGGGTGAGCTGCCGTCCCCGGCCCACACGCAAGGCGCCGCCGCCGCTGCTGCCGGCGCTTCCAAGTCACCGCCCGACCTCAAGCCGGACCGTGGCGACGCTCTGCCGCCGCTGCCGGAACGGAGCCTGGGGCTCGACCTGTGA
- a CDS encoding DUF6504 family protein, producing MIRVASLYLPQLPIERLRRLERPAKPPEALPAPSKPIPRAPVDDDPGACSVPRGGGWRPGARWALASHGGATWPRIGALPDKPSQGESGALPAHKRPTMREMGRRSEAADNPFKAMPPDEGARGDAPVAAALIGTWARPTILVERVGQRDVVTAACPQALDLGLRSGMAAAHARALVAELDVRDAEPKNDRGVLDRLALHAVGHWTPTASVAGADGLWLDLTGTTHLFGGEQRFCRRLLRFLHRLGFTATIAIAGSPGAAHALARYGGERVTILPPGTETQAIADLPLAALRLEPDALASAARFGLERVADLYPIARGPLARRLGMKTVTRLDQARGLVAEPIVPVMPFEVPRVERRLLEPIGTAETLTQVIGDLVDDLVCVLQARGLGLRAAVLTCVRVDGVEQRIGLGAAKATREAKHLKRMLAMRVERIEPDLGIEAMSLSAPRVEDLMPVSLGAGLAEPRVPDLAPLVDQLTVRAGDGALFRIGAQESDVPERATLRAAALACPAGWPKWKRPARLLRRPELLSSVVALLPDHPPRRFVWRGQPYRVVAGDGPERIHGEWWRTEREMWAVRDYFRVEVEGGERFWLFRRGDGVEGSTGDLSWYMHGLFG from the coding sequence ATGATCAGGGTCGCCTCGCTCTACCTGCCGCAACTGCCCATAGAGCGACTGCGACGGCTGGAGCGGCCAGCCAAGCCGCCTGAGGCGCTGCCGGCCCCATCAAAGCCCATACCTCGAGCGCCGGTCGACGACGATCCCGGCGCCTGCTCGGTGCCGCGCGGCGGCGGCTGGCGGCCGGGCGCGCGATGGGCGCTCGCCAGTCACGGCGGCGCAACCTGGCCGCGCATTGGCGCGCTGCCTGACAAGCCTAGCCAGGGCGAGAGCGGTGCACTCCCGGCGCACAAGCGGCCGACCATGCGCGAGATGGGACGACGCAGCGAAGCCGCCGACAATCCGTTCAAGGCAATGCCGCCCGACGAAGGCGCGCGCGGCGATGCGCCCGTCGCTGCCGCCCTCATCGGGACATGGGCGCGGCCGACCATCCTGGTCGAACGTGTCGGCCAGCGCGATGTCGTCACCGCCGCCTGTCCGCAAGCGCTGGACCTCGGCTTACGCTCCGGCATGGCAGCCGCGCACGCCCGCGCGCTCGTCGCCGAGCTCGATGTGCGCGACGCTGAGCCCAAGAACGATCGCGGCGTGCTCGACCGCCTCGCGCTGCATGCGGTCGGGCACTGGACACCGACCGCCAGTGTCGCCGGAGCCGATGGCCTGTGGCTCGACCTCACGGGCACGACCCACCTGTTCGGTGGTGAGCAGCGCTTCTGCCGACGGCTGCTCCGCTTCCTGCACCGGCTCGGATTTACAGCGACCATCGCAATCGCCGGCTCGCCCGGCGCGGCGCATGCGCTCGCACGCTACGGCGGCGAACGCGTCACCATCCTCCCGCCCGGCACCGAGACCCAGGCGATTGCCGACCTGCCGCTGGCGGCGCTGCGGCTTGAGCCCGACGCCCTGGCTTCTGCGGCACGCTTCGGGCTGGAGCGGGTGGCCGATCTCTATCCGATCGCGCGCGGACCACTTGCCCGGCGGCTGGGCATGAAGACCGTCACCCGACTCGACCAAGCGCGCGGGCTGGTGGCCGAGCCGATCGTGCCGGTGATGCCGTTTGAGGTGCCGCGCGTCGAGCGCCGCTTGCTCGAACCGATCGGCACGGCCGAAACGCTCACGCAGGTCATCGGTGACCTCGTCGACGATCTGGTCTGCGTGCTGCAGGCGCGGGGGCTCGGTCTGAGGGCTGCGGTTCTCACCTGCGTTCGCGTCGATGGAGTCGAACAGCGGATCGGGCTCGGCGCGGCCAAGGCGACGCGGGAGGCCAAGCATCTCAAGCGGATGCTCGCCATGCGGGTCGAGCGGATCGAACCCGATCTCGGTATCGAGGCGATGTCGCTCTCGGCGCCGCGGGTCGAGGATTTGATGCCCGTGTCGCTCGGCGCTGGGCTTGCCGAGCCCCGCGTTCCCGATCTGGCGCCGCTGGTCGACCAGCTCACCGTCCGCGCTGGTGATGGAGCGCTGTTCCGCATCGGGGCGCAGGAAAGCGACGTACCCGAGCGCGCCACGCTGCGCGCCGCCGCGCTGGCGTGCCCGGCGGGCTGGCCAAAGTGGAAGCGGCCGGCGCGACTGCTGCGCCGCCCTGAGCTGCTGTCCAGCGTCGTGGCGCTGCTCCCTGATCATCCGCCGCGCCGGTTCGTCTGGCGCGGCCAGCCCTATCGCGTGGTCGCCGGCGATGGCCCCGAGCGCATCCACGGCGAATGGTGGCGAACCGAGCGGGAAATGTGGGCGGTCCGCGACTATTTCCGGGTCGAGGTTGAGGGCGGCGAACGCTTTTGGCTGTTCCGTCGCGGCGATGGCGTCGAAGGCAGCACCGGCGATCTGAGCTGGTACATGCACGGGCTGTTCGGCTGA
- the istB gene encoding IS21-like element helper ATPase IstB: protein MPVGTTAGTPQVLLAHHLKQLKLPTVLREYEKVARECAQGGVDHTRYLLRLIELELIDRERRTIERRIRAARFPAVKSFDTFEFTAIPSLNKMMVVELARCEYILRRENVIALGNSGTGKTHVALALGLAACQKGFTVAFTTAASLVNQLMEARDERRLLKLQREMAAVKLLVVDELGYVPLSPTGAELLFEVLSQRYERGSTIITSNLPFEDWTQVLASERLTGALLDRLTHHATILTMNGDSYRLKQSTGRKRRGAEQNQASALSDPDTGEILSS, encoded by the coding sequence ATGCCGGTGGGCACGACCGCAGGTACGCCACAGGTGCTGCTCGCCCATCATCTCAAACAACTCAAACTGCCAACCGTTCTGCGCGAGTACGAAAAGGTCGCGCGCGAATGCGCGCAAGGCGGGGTCGACCACACGCGCTACCTGTTGCGGCTTATCGAGTTGGAGCTCATCGACCGCGAGCGCCGGACCATCGAGCGACGGATCCGCGCAGCCCGTTTCCCGGCTGTGAAGAGCTTCGACACCTTCGAGTTCACCGCCATCCCCAGCCTGAACAAGATGATGGTGGTCGAGCTCGCACGGTGCGAATATATCCTGCGCCGCGAGAACGTCATTGCGCTCGGCAACAGCGGGACAGGCAAGACGCATGTAGCCCTCGCGCTCGGCCTGGCGGCTTGCCAGAAGGGCTTCACAGTCGCCTTCACTACCGCGGCCTCGCTGGTGAACCAGTTGATGGAGGCGCGAGACGAGCGACGGCTGCTCAAGCTCCAACGCGAGATGGCGGCCGTGAAGCTGCTCGTCGTCGATGAACTCGGCTACGTCCCGTTGTCCCCGACCGGCGCCGAACTGCTCTTCGAGGTGCTGTCGCAGCGCTACGAGCGCGGCTCGACCATCATCACCTCCAACCTGCCGTTCGAGGACTGGACGCAGGTGCTCGCCTCCGAGCGGCTGACCGGCGCACTGCTCGACCGGCTCACCCACCATGCCACCATCCTGACCATGAACGGCGACAGCTATCGCCTCAAGCAGTCCACCGGACGCAAACGTCGCGGGGCGGAGCAAAACCAGGCCAGTGCCCTGTCCGACCCGGACACCGGTGAGATATTATCTTCCTGA
- a CDS encoding SOS response-associated peptidase, giving the protein MCNDYRLEVDIASIAEDFDNLKIKISMPEGTPNVPAREDIKISDTAPIVRSVEGERRAGEVVNRKWSWPGQGGRPVYNFRSEGREFTSGRCLILADGFYEFTDPQPGQKRKTKWLFTMNDHDWFCIAGIWRSHPQAGEAFTMLTMEPGEDVRPYHHRQIIPLKRDQWADWLDPSVPASDVLTALPKGTLTVTRVFPPSEPALL; this is encoded by the coding sequence GTGTGCAACGATTATCGCCTGGAGGTGGATATCGCCTCGATCGCCGAGGATTTCGACAATCTGAAGATCAAGATCAGTATGCCCGAAGGCACGCCGAACGTGCCGGCACGCGAGGATATCAAGATCAGCGATACCGCGCCGATTGTGCGCAGCGTCGAAGGCGAGCGCCGCGCTGGCGAAGTGGTCAACCGCAAGTGGAGCTGGCCAGGCCAAGGCGGCAGGCCGGTTTATAATTTCCGCTCGGAGGGCCGCGAGTTCACCAGCGGTCGCTGCCTCATATTGGCCGATGGCTTTTATGAATTCACCGATCCCCAGCCGGGCCAGAAGCGGAAAACCAAGTGGCTGTTCACGATGAACGATCATGACTGGTTCTGCATAGCCGGCATCTGGCGCTCGCACCCCCAGGCCGGCGAAGCCTTCACCATGCTGACGATGGAGCCGGGCGAGGACGTGAGGCCGTATCATCATCGCCAGATCATCCCGTTGAAGCGCGATCAATGGGCGGATTGGTTGGACCCGTCGGTGCCGGCATCGGATGTGCTGACCGCGCTTCCGAAAGGCACCCTGACGGTCACGCGCGTATTCCCGCCCAGCGAGCCGGCACTGCTCTGA
- a CDS encoding SOS response-associated peptidase family protein encodes MHTVRQPSLRRFIVPIMFFGVEPPTPFDSDAPLGARRAIIRRNPDDASEIEMVEATWGSNPRFSDGDSYRFVRAEGRTFPAHRCLIPASEFHMTVGRKRYRVMLDGGNHFYLAAVWEPPMGDWPLCYRVVTVAANPEVARYQERHGAIIHRRQVMQWLDHSVPEIDLLETPAARTFLIEEIGAGPVQEMLAL; translated from the coding sequence TTGCACACCGTTCGTCAGCCTTCCTTGCGACGCTTTATCGTTCCCATTATGTTCTTTGGCGTGGAACCGCCAACACCTTTCGATTCGGACGCGCCGCTGGGCGCTCGCCGCGCCATCATCCGGCGAAATCCGGACGATGCCAGCGAAATCGAGATGGTCGAGGCGACCTGGGGATCAAACCCGCGGTTCAGCGACGGCGACAGCTACCGCTTCGTGCGGGCGGAAGGGCGGACGTTCCCGGCCCATCGCTGTCTGATTCCGGCAAGCGAGTTCCATATGACCGTCGGACGGAAGCGCTATCGCGTCATGCTCGACGGCGGCAACCACTTCTATCTCGCTGCGGTTTGGGAGCCGCCGATGGGCGATTGGCCGCTCTGCTATCGTGTCGTGACCGTCGCCGCGAACCCTGAGGTAGCGCGCTACCAGGAACGGCACGGCGCGATCATCCATCGCCGCCAGGTGATGCAGTGGCTCGACCATAGCGTGCCGGAGATCGATCTGCTTGAGACGCCCGCGGCGCGAACGTTCCTCATCGAAGAGATCGGAGCGGGACCGGTCCAGGAGATGCTGGCGCTGTAA